In Candidatus Poribacteria bacterium, a single window of DNA contains:
- a CDS encoding nucleoside hydrolase has protein sequence MLEQNFKISCLVAILTFLVVIITPSNLLAEGAEKMNLKKVIFETDMSTDVDDVGALAVLHALADSGETEILAVSFNEVHPSAANAICAINTWYNREDIPIGIYKGDLADPDESSYLDALANFPHHLPTTPTPSSLELYRQVLSEQPDDSVTIISVGFLNNLYDLLKTDSNLVKQKVIELVVMALVVDDPYNTVRHNQIDKSEYVIHNWPTHLVISHYGESVHTGARLAETAAENPVREAYYRRFNGQYRGRSSWDQLAVLYGVRGVGDYFTEVTEGKGRLSNGYEWEMKQGFRSYLDPKVSDSEFVRIVEDLMIKPPRK, from the coding sequence TGACGTTCTTGGTTGTGATAATAACACCGTCTAATTTACTGGCAGAAGGTGCTGAGAAAATGAACCTTAAAAAAGTAATATTTGAGACCGATATGTCTACAGACGTAGATGATGTAGGGGCATTGGCTGTGCTTCATGCCTTGGCAGATAGTGGAGAGACTGAGATCCTTGCTGTTAGTTTCAACGAAGTACATCCGAGTGCTGCCAACGCTATTTGTGCGATAAATACGTGGTACAACCGCGAAGACATTCCCATTGGTATCTATAAAGGTGATCTCGCTGATCCTGATGAATCCAGTTATCTGGATGCACTCGCTAATTTTCCACATCATCTCCCGACCACTCCTACACCGAGTTCTTTGGAGCTTTACCGACAGGTGCTTAGTGAACAACCCGATGACTCGGTAACAATTATCAGCGTCGGTTTCCTCAACAATCTCTACGATCTCCTGAAAACCGATTCTAACCTCGTTAAGCAGAAAGTCATCGAACTCGTGGTGATGGCGTTGGTTGTTGATGATCCGTACAACACAGTTCGTCACAATCAGATTGATAAATCAGAATATGTTATCCACAATTGGCCCACACACCTTGTTATCAGCCACTATGGAGAGTCTGTCCATACCGGTGCCAGACTTGCGGAAACAGCTGCTGAAAATCCTGTGCGTGAAGCGTATTATCGACGTTTTAACGGGCAGTATAGGGGACGTTCCAGTTGGGATCAGTTGGCTGTCTTATACGGTGTCCGCGGTGTTGGTGACTATTTCACTGAGGTCACAGAAGGCAAAGGTAGATTGTCGAATGGGTATGAATGGGAGATGAAACAAGGCTTTCGGTCTTATCTGGATCCAAAGGTGTCGGATAGTGAGTTTGTCCGTATCGTTGAAGACTTGATGATTAAACCGCCGAGAAAGTGA
- a CDS encoding agarase produces MADFYTVEKRDGRWWFITPDGAPFWSIGMNHIDSAALRYVESDGVWEGEFANSHEQWLRAVADDLRDWGFNTIGWTQEVVIITDGYHRHSRPFTYEEYQWADMPYCHLLPFTEAHQWQVEVRMPDLMSPDFEEWCDYVARDECVRLRDDPKLIGYFYCDCPQWVHASPTTKWRGSLVDPDLLESEAGRRELSAIAERYYKVTHDAIRRYDPNHLILGDRWEANAVLPEEVVQAALPYIDVLSFQCFGTVANIATKMQRWAGFADRPVLLADAAGHIRAHSDTSWPPTANRLHDTDHYQQVMDALWEIPQCVGYHLCGAYIRNNARKCGFRDRTNRQINETIAGIRVVNTEMQRRQNL; encoded by the coding sequence ATGGCAGACTTTTACACGGTTGAAAAGCGGGACGGACGTTGGTGGTTCATTACACCCGACGGTGCACCTTTCTGGTCCATCGGCATGAACCATATCGACTCGGCTGCGTTGCGGTATGTAGAGTCAGATGGCGTGTGGGAAGGCGAGTTCGCCAACAGTCATGAACAGTGGCTCCGCGCAGTCGCCGATGATCTGCGGGATTGGGGCTTTAACACGATTGGCTGGACTCAGGAAGTCGTAATTATCACTGACGGCTACCATCGGCATTCGCGACCCTTTACTTATGAGGAGTACCAATGGGCGGACATGCCTTACTGCCATCTGCTACCTTTCACTGAGGCACATCAGTGGCAGGTTGAAGTTCGTATGCCTGATCTTATGAGCCCCGATTTTGAAGAGTGGTGCGACTATGTCGCCCGCGATGAGTGCGTACGCTTGCGGGATGATCCCAAGCTAATTGGCTACTTCTACTGCGATTGTCCGCAGTGGGTGCACGCCTCGCCTACCACAAAGTGGCGCGGGTCGTTGGTCGATCCAGACCTGCTCGAATCAGAAGCGGGACGACGCGAACTCTCGGCGATTGCCGAACGTTACTATAAGGTCACCCATGACGCTATCCGTCGCTACGACCCGAACCACCTAATCTTGGGTGACCGTTGGGAAGCAAACGCAGTGCTACCCGAGGAAGTCGTCCAAGCAGCACTGCCCTACATTGATGTGCTCAGTTTTCAATGTTTTGGGACGGTAGCGAATATTGCTACGAAGATGCAACGCTGGGCAGGCTTCGCAGACCGACCGGTGCTGCTGGCAGACGCGGCGGGACATATACGCGCTCACAGTGACACAAGCTGGCCACCAACGGCGAACCGTTTGCACGATACAGACCACTATCAACAAGTGATGGACGCACTCTGGGAGATCCCACAATGCGTCGGATACCACCTATGTGGGGCATACATTCGGAACAACGCACGCAAATGCGGGTTTCGAGACCGGACAAACAGGCAGATTAACGAAACGATTGCTGGGATTCGCGTCGTCAACACTGAAATGCAGCGGAGACAGAACCTATGA